A window of Fluoribacter dumoffii NY 23 contains these coding sequences:
- a CDS encoding Rrf2 family transcriptional regulator, which translates to MQLTQFTDYSLRALIYIAIRRTTCTIQDIACVYDISHNHLIKIIHNLSKLGIIKTIRGKNGGIMMAKNPAEINLKTLVTKLEPHFDLVPCFNKEKANCCIAPTCKLRKILLDAQEAFFSVLEQFSLEDIIHNKIELYPLLNLTSKGESDARNKTQTNL; encoded by the coding sequence ATGCAACTGACTCAATTTACAGATTATTCGTTACGTGCTTTAATTTACATTGCAATTAGAAGGACTACTTGCACCATTCAGGATATCGCTTGTGTGTATGATATTTCCCACAATCATCTGATAAAAATAATCCATAATTTATCCAAGCTGGGCATTATAAAAACCATTAGAGGGAAGAATGGCGGCATTATGATGGCAAAAAATCCCGCTGAAATAAATTTAAAAACACTTGTGACGAAACTCGAACCCCACTTTGATCTGGTTCCTTGTTTTAATAAGGAAAAAGCCAATTGTTGCATTGCACCCACATGTAAATTAAGAAAGATTCTTCTTGATGCACAAGAAGCCTTTTTTTCGGTTCTCGAACAATTTAGTCTGGAAGATATCATTCATAACAAAATAGAACTTTATCCGCTGCTCAATTTAACATCCAAAGGAGAGTCCGATGCACGAAATAAAACTCAAACGAATTTATGA
- a CDS encoding DUF488 domain-containing protein: MHEIKLKRIYEHPESSDGFRILVDKLWPRGMKKEAAAVDLWLKDIAPSNELRSWFNHESAKWEEFEKRYRKELGDKEEPLHAIITKAQHHTVTLLYSARDEQHNNAVALLNFIKERKK; this comes from the coding sequence ATGCACGAAATAAAACTCAAACGAATTTATGAGCATCCTGAATCTTCAGATGGATTCAGAATCCTGGTTGATAAATTATGGCCGCGCGGAATGAAAAAAGAGGCTGCGGCTGTGGATTTATGGTTAAAAGATATTGCTCCCAGTAATGAATTACGCAGCTGGTTTAATCATGAATCTGCCAAATGGGAAGAATTCGAAAAGCGCTACAGGAAGGAACTTGGAGATAAAGAAGAACCCTTACACGCGATTATTACTAAAGCACAACATCACACCGTCACTTTGTTATACAGTGCCAGAGACGAACAACACAATAATGCTGTGGCCTTGCTGAACTTTATTAAGGAAAGAAAAAAATAA
- a CDS encoding group III truncated hemoglobin, with translation MTELNKTHIEKLVTHFYQRVQKDEVLGPIFNDVMQVNWNEHIPLLCQFWNSVMLKTNEYHGNAYQKHILLKQVFPIEELHFNRWLNLFQEEAVNHLPEACAQEVFQKATLIAESLKYGMLSQEKGANHA, from the coding sequence ATGACCGAGCTGAATAAAACACACATTGAAAAACTCGTCACACATTTTTACCAAAGAGTACAAAAAGATGAGGTCCTTGGCCCTATTTTTAATGATGTGATGCAGGTCAACTGGAATGAACACATTCCTCTGCTTTGCCAATTTTGGAATAGCGTGATGCTTAAAACCAACGAGTATCATGGTAATGCCTACCAAAAGCATATTTTGCTAAAACAAGTTTTCCCTATCGAAGAACTTCATTTTAATCGTTGGCTTAATTTATTCCAGGAAGAAGCGGTAAATCATTTGCCTGAGGCTTGTGCACAAGAGGTTTTCCAAAAAGCCACCCTAATTGCCGAATCTTTAAAATATGGAATGCTGAGCCAAGAAAAGGGGGCTAACCATGCTTAA
- the cydP gene encoding cytochrome oxidase putative small subunit CydP: MLKPLTRDILITLVIKISLLILLWFVCFKNVEKPHQSNEQWLLGSVQEKK; the protein is encoded by the coding sequence ATGCTTAAGCCATTAACCCGTGATATTCTAATCACTTTAGTGATTAAGATTAGCTTATTGATTTTATTATGGTTTGTTTGTTTTAAAAATGTGGAAAAACCACATCAAAGCAATGAGCAATGGCTATTAGGTTCTGTACAAGAAAAAAAATAA
- a CDS encoding cytochrome ubiquinol oxidase subunit I, producing the protein MIPGSDLVDLSRLQFALTALYHFLFVPLTLGLSLILAIMETIYVMTGRDIWRQLVKYWGILFGINFVLGVATGLTMEFQFGTNWAYYSHYVGDVFGAPLAIEGLMAFFLEATFVGLFFFGWDRLTRLQHMFCTWMLALGTNLSALWILIANGWMQNPVGAEFNFHTMRMEVTDFAAVMFNPVAQAKFVHTISAGYVTGSIFVLSISAYFLLRGRNINFAKRSMTVAASFGLASALAVVVLGDESGRLDNDNQKMKFAAIEAMWHTGAAPAPLTVFGIPDEKSMKTDYAVDLPWILGIIATRSFTEPLQGISELIEQGKERIKEGILAYEALTRLQKNPNDVQAKTDFTAHSKFLGYGLLLKKYTENVVDASEEQINKAAQDLKPRVAPLFFSFRIMVACGFYFILLFATGFYLSMKRKLHTTRWYLRAAFYALPLPWIAAELGWVVAEYGRQPWVVQDILPTAMGTSSLSTSQVLTSITGFILFYTILAVVEIFLMVKYIRLGPDNMAH; encoded by the coding sequence ATGATTCCTGGCAGTGACCTGGTTGATCTTTCCCGTTTACAGTTTGCTCTAACTGCGCTTTATCATTTCCTTTTTGTCCCGCTCACGTTGGGCTTGTCGTTAATTTTAGCGATTATGGAAACAATTTACGTCATGACGGGGCGTGATATTTGGCGACAGTTGGTTAAATATTGGGGAATTCTCTTTGGTATTAATTTTGTTCTTGGGGTTGCAACGGGACTCACCATGGAATTCCAATTCGGGACCAATTGGGCCTACTACTCTCATTACGTAGGCGATGTTTTCGGTGCACCATTGGCTATTGAAGGCCTTATGGCTTTTTTCCTGGAGGCTACTTTTGTCGGTTTGTTTTTCTTTGGTTGGGATAGATTAACCCGCCTGCAGCATATGTTTTGCACCTGGATGTTGGCTTTAGGAACCAATCTTTCCGCATTATGGATTTTAATCGCCAATGGATGGATGCAAAATCCGGTTGGAGCAGAATTTAATTTTCATACCATGCGCATGGAAGTAACCGATTTTGCTGCAGTAATGTTTAATCCGGTCGCTCAAGCCAAATTCGTGCATACAATTAGTGCAGGCTATGTTACAGGCTCTATTTTTGTATTATCCATCAGTGCCTATTTCTTATTAAGAGGCAGAAATATCAACTTTGCCAAACGGTCAATGACTGTGGCTGCAAGTTTTGGCCTGGCATCTGCTTTGGCAGTGGTGGTATTAGGTGATGAAAGCGGCCGTCTGGATAATGACAATCAAAAAATGAAATTCGCTGCCATAGAAGCGATGTGGCATACAGGAGCAGCTCCTGCCCCGCTTACTGTATTTGGTATTCCCGATGAAAAATCAATGAAAACTGACTATGCAGTGGATCTGCCCTGGATATTGGGAATCATTGCTACCCGTTCATTCACAGAACCTCTGCAAGGAATTTCTGAGTTAATCGAACAAGGAAAAGAGCGAATCAAGGAAGGTATTCTTGCCTATGAGGCATTGACCCGATTACAAAAAAATCCTAATGACGTACAAGCCAAAACTGATTTTACTGCTCACAGTAAATTTTTAGGTTATGGATTGCTGTTAAAGAAATACACGGAGAACGTAGTGGATGCATCGGAAGAGCAAATCAACAAGGCAGCCCAGGATTTAAAGCCTCGAGTAGCCCCCCTATTCTTCTCTTTCCGGATTATGGTGGCTTGCGGATTCTATTTCATTCTATTATTCGCAACAGGCTTCTATTTGTCGATGAAACGTAAATTACACACAACCCGTTGGTATTTGCGTGCGGCATTCTATGCCCTTCCCTTACCCTGGATTGCTGCCGAATTGGGTTGGGTCGTTGCAGAGTATGGCCGGCAGCCATGGGTAGTTCAGGATATCCTGCCCACTGCTATGGGGACGTCTTCTTTGAGTACCTCACAAGTATTAACTTCAATCACAGGTTTTATTCTTTTCTATACGATTCTTGCTGTGGTAGAAATTTTCTTGATGGTTAAATACATCCGTCTTGGCCCAGATAATATGGCTCACTAG
- the cydB gene encoding cytochrome d ubiquinol oxidase subunit II has protein sequence MPLDYETLRIIWWMLLGVLLIGFAVMDGFDLGVAIWLPWLAKTDIERRILINSIGPTWEGNQVWFILGGGAIFAAWPALYALSFSGFYFAMLLVLLALILRPVGFKYRSKLSNNRWRSFWDYALFVGGFVPSLIFGVALGNVLQGVPFHYDEYLRPFYTGSFFSLLNPFALLCGLLSVLMLSMHGAFFLNLRTEGYLQQRAQKAGRLSALLTFLLFIAAGVWLNYGIDGYSLTSALAHDGPSNPLYKSVLRQPGAWFSNYYNAPITLLAPGVGIFGALLALFAAKHVKTAFICSALSVAGIIATVGVSMFPFILPSSSNPEQSLLVWDSSSSQLTLFIMLVATVILLPVILLYTAWVYRVLRGKVTEYTINKNQDTAY, from the coding sequence ATGCCTTTGGATTATGAAACATTACGAATTATTTGGTGGATGCTGCTTGGGGTACTCCTGATAGGGTTTGCGGTCATGGACGGATTTGATTTAGGTGTCGCCATCTGGTTACCCTGGCTTGCTAAAACAGATATTGAAAGACGTATATTGATTAATAGCATTGGTCCAACCTGGGAAGGAAACCAAGTCTGGTTTATTCTCGGGGGTGGAGCAATATTTGCCGCCTGGCCCGCTTTATATGCACTTTCTTTTTCGGGTTTTTATTTTGCAATGCTCCTCGTTTTGCTGGCATTAATTTTACGTCCAGTAGGATTTAAATATCGTTCAAAACTATCAAATAATCGCTGGCGCTCTTTTTGGGACTACGCGCTCTTTGTTGGTGGGTTCGTTCCTTCATTAATATTTGGTGTTGCTTTAGGAAATGTGCTTCAAGGCGTTCCATTTCATTATGATGAATATTTACGGCCGTTCTATACGGGCAGCTTTTTCAGTTTGTTGAACCCCTTTGCGCTACTATGTGGTTTGCTGTCCGTGTTGATGCTTTCCATGCATGGGGCTTTTTTCCTGAACCTGAGAACGGAAGGATATTTGCAACAACGCGCCCAGAAGGCTGGCAGGCTATCGGCTCTACTCACTTTTTTACTTTTTATTGCGGCCGGAGTTTGGCTCAATTATGGCATTGATGGCTACAGTTTAACGAGTGCTTTAGCTCATGATGGTCCATCAAACCCTCTTTATAAGTCCGTGCTCCGCCAACCAGGGGCCTGGTTTTCCAACTACTATAATGCTCCAATAACTCTATTGGCCCCAGGCGTGGGAATCTTTGGGGCTTTATTAGCACTATTCGCTGCGAAACATGTGAAAACCGCTTTCATATGCAGCGCGCTTTCGGTAGCCGGAATTATTGCAACCGTGGGGGTTAGTATGTTCCCATTCATACTACCCTCCTCGTCTAATCCAGAGCAAAGTTTGCTCGTCTGGGATAGTTCTTCAAGTCAGTTAACTTTATTTATCATGTTAGTAGCAACTGTGATTTTATTACCTGTAATTTTACTCTATACAGCTTGGGTATATCGGGTGTTACGAGGAAAAGTAACTGAGTATACAATTAATAAAAATCAAGATACGGCCTATTAG
- the cydX gene encoding cytochrome bd-I oxidase subunit CydX yields the protein MWYFSWILGTGLACCFAILNAMWLELDDSDKE from the coding sequence ATGTGGTATTTTTCCTGGATTTTGGGTACTGGTCTGGCCTGTTGTTTTGCAATCTTAAATGCAATGTGGCTTGAACTTGATGACAGCGACAAAGAATAA
- a CDS encoding murein L,D-transpeptidase catalytic domain family protein, with product MGSFLLLLLAVTSNYFPQLSLGVSKAPANINDNSHSISETAQYSSSLQINEQALNDMKLMLIHEAPNLNPLVINKVLTSLKCAIEYNVDHNNILTLIDYSLPSNKKRLWVFDLNAKKLLFHTYVSHGIKSGTLLTNYFSNKFNSKASSIGVYQTQEAYYGRDGLSLRLDGLDRNFNDNASGRAVVMHSGWYVEERFIKKYGRPGRSWGCPALPLQNSNAIINTIKDKSLLVIYYPSDAWFAKSKFLNCDKDSSDQYTTNSTIQIPLSPPDEHREPILFVGSGYKGGKHAETKPVAVISADTYQRVFHTTAPLSRMLRRQINNAEYIALDAKELDYLAHQNPAGAAAANEGINSILFVIPVLKVVRGGYYETQMQIVNLGKIKEIKANDGLARENSPASSFTVYFEGKSPVNLNACKDFIRWVGL from the coding sequence ATGGGCTCTTTTCTGTTACTCTTACTCGCAGTAACAAGTAACTACTTTCCGCAACTGTCATTGGGAGTTTCCAAGGCCCCCGCAAATATAAATGACAACAGCCATTCCATCAGTGAAACAGCACAATATTCAAGTTCTCTGCAAATCAATGAACAAGCATTAAACGACATGAAGTTGATGTTGATTCATGAAGCACCAAATTTAAATCCACTCGTTATTAATAAAGTACTGACCAGTTTAAAATGTGCTATTGAATATAACGTGGACCATAATAATATCTTAACGTTGATTGATTATTCATTACCCTCTAATAAAAAACGCCTATGGGTTTTTGACTTAAATGCAAAAAAACTGTTGTTTCATACCTATGTATCCCACGGTATTAAATCCGGAACTTTACTTACTAATTATTTTTCAAATAAATTTAACAGCAAAGCAAGCAGTATAGGGGTTTATCAAACGCAAGAAGCTTACTATGGGCGTGATGGCCTTTCATTACGTCTGGATGGTTTGGATCGTAATTTTAATGACAATGCATCGGGACGAGCTGTTGTGATGCATTCCGGGTGGTATGTCGAGGAGCGGTTTATTAAAAAATATGGAAGGCCAGGTCGAAGTTGGGGATGTCCTGCACTCCCTTTGCAAAACTCTAATGCCATCATCAATACCATCAAGGATAAATCGTTATTGGTGATTTATTACCCTAGCGATGCGTGGTTTGCCAAATCAAAATTTTTAAATTGTGATAAAGATTCCTCTGATCAATACACGACAAACTCAACAATTCAAATTCCTTTATCTCCTCCAGATGAGCATCGTGAGCCGATTTTATTTGTAGGCAGCGGTTATAAAGGCGGGAAGCATGCGGAAACGAAACCTGTTGCAGTTATCTCTGCAGATACATATCAACGTGTATTTCATACCACAGCTCCATTGTCACGAATGTTAAGGCGTCAAATTAATAATGCTGAGTATATTGCCCTGGATGCCAAGGAGCTTGATTATTTGGCTCATCAGAATCCTGCAGGTGCAGCAGCGGCAAATGAAGGGATTAATTCAATTCTTTTTGTAATTCCTGTACTTAAAGTGGTTCGGGGTGGTTATTATGAAACGCAAATGCAAATTGTCAATTTAGGTAAAATAAAAGAAATTAAAGCCAATGATGGTTTAGCCCGCGAAAATAGTCCTGCAAGCAGTTTCACAGTCTATTTTGAGGGGAAATCCCCTGTAAATTTAAATGCATGTAAGGACTTTATCCGCTGGGTTGGATTATAA
- a CDS encoding MltA domain-containing protein: protein MFQSALIIALMMFSLVTHAVLPADPIQHCLDVRRLADFTTRQKMAAKEPGVLRFKFHKISASELPLDNPAGNMDEVIKALNHQIENCNKNRAEFHTITIAGTQFKRREWCLDTNKKMLALAKAARGDFQKYLSAIKNQFEWYKSDGWPENHAGFKKGDFQFTAYYAPAPVEARSKRGGPFLYPIYSNPGVVNVASECKKYNLKAPLCGIDPLTKTVRGFCLKNADGTYSAVPDREEIDHGALNAKYVIGYVKDPNDPAFLMLEGSGSLILDGKLFHINYDGANGRPRTMLGRIVQCAQDPTCGGNIDNMERCAKDPKCHDEAKLRCNVSKKIKQSAASEKQIRQFLDAPQNRNKAADLRNRDQSYVFFVKEDGGPYGSENISLTPHASCATDHKVIPIGMNFIYNCKKSTSWCIAQDTGGAIMGAHVDVYKGEGDYAGVEANQLNHTGSLYVALPKRG from the coding sequence ATGTTTCAATCAGCCCTAATAATTGCATTAATGATGTTTAGCCTGGTCACACACGCAGTCCTCCCTGCCGATCCCATTCAGCACTGTCTCGACGTTAGAAGACTTGCAGACTTTACCACAAGACAGAAAATGGCCGCTAAAGAGCCAGGGGTATTGCGTTTTAAATTCCATAAAATATCCGCATCAGAACTGCCCCTGGATAATCCTGCAGGCAATATGGACGAAGTCATTAAAGCCTTAAATCATCAGATCGAAAATTGCAATAAAAATCGGGCTGAATTTCACACAATTACGATTGCCGGCACTCAATTCAAGCGTCGGGAATGGTGTCTTGATACCAATAAAAAAATGCTTGCCCTCGCCAAAGCCGCCCGTGGTGATTTTCAAAAATATTTATCCGCCATTAAAAACCAATTTGAGTGGTATAAAAGTGACGGTTGGCCAGAAAATCATGCAGGATTTAAAAAAGGCGATTTTCAATTTACCGCCTATTACGCACCCGCACCAGTTGAGGCCCGTAGCAAACGCGGCGGTCCCTTCCTGTATCCTATTTACAGCAACCCGGGCGTTGTCAATGTAGCTTCAGAATGCAAAAAATATAATTTAAAAGCGCCTCTGTGCGGTATCGATCCCCTCACTAAAACCGTGCGTGGGTTTTGCCTGAAAAATGCTGATGGGACCTACTCTGCTGTGCCAGATCGAGAAGAAATAGATCATGGGGCTTTAAATGCAAAATATGTAATTGGCTACGTCAAGGATCCGAATGATCCGGCTTTCTTAATGCTTGAAGGCTCAGGTTCATTAATTCTGGATGGGAAACTGTTCCACATTAATTATGACGGTGCCAACGGCAGACCGCGCACCATGCTTGGCCGTATTGTCCAGTGCGCACAAGACCCAACTTGCGGGGGCAACATTGATAATATGGAACGTTGTGCCAAGGATCCAAAATGCCATGATGAAGCCAAGTTGCGCTGCAATGTGTCTAAAAAAATCAAACAAAGTGCTGCATCAGAAAAACAAATTCGCCAATTTCTGGATGCCCCGCAAAACCGCAATAAAGCTGCTGACTTGCGAAACAGGGATCAAAGCTATGTATTTTTTGTTAAAGAAGACGGTGGACCTTATGGCTCAGAAAATATTTCCCTCACACCTCATGCTTCATGTGCCACCGATCACAAAGTAATCCCTATTGGAATGAATTTTATTTATAATTGCAAAAAATCTACTTCCTGGTGTATAGCCCAGGATACAGGCGGCGCCATTATGGGAGCTCATGTTGATGTCTATAAAGGTGAAGGCGACTATGCAGGCGTAGAAGCGAATCAGTTAAATCATACAGGCTCTTTGTATGTAGCCCTTCCAAAGCGTGGATAA